GGCGACGGGCTCCGCGGGGAGAGGCACAGCGATCTCTTCCTCGGGCTCCGCATGCGGCTCCCCTTCACCCGCCACATCAGCCTCGGCGGCGGCCTCAGCCTGAGCCCCTTCCTGCGGGTGCTTCCCGCCACGACGTCTCTTGCGACGACGTTTCTTCTTCCCTTCCTCGCCGGTCACTTCCGCCGCTGCGGCACCCTCCGGGGTCTCTTCCGCGGCGGCCGGTGCTCCTTCGAGAACTTCGGGAGCGCCCTCTGCTCCTTCCGCGGCTTCCCCTTCGGCAGGGGCGCCGGCGTCCTCGGCGACAGCAGCCTCGGCGGCAGCTCCTTCAGCGCCCCCACCCTTGCCGCGTTTGCGCCGCCGTCTGCGCTTCTTCTTCGGCTCTTCGGTCTCCCCTTCCGCGGCGACTGCCGGCTCAAGCGCAGCCGCAGGCTCGCCCGCTGCCTCGGTCGCAGCCATTTCGGCTGCTGCCACAGGAAGTTCCACAACGGCGGGGTGCACCTCTTCTGCGGCGCCTTTCCCCTTCCCTCTTTTCTTCTTCTTCCGTTCCCCTTCCTGCGGCACTTCCTCTTTCCCTGCGCGCAGGGCGACCTTCTCTGCAGGAGCTTCCTCCAGGAGGACCTTTTCGCGCCTCACCAGTTCGAGCTCCATCTGGTTCAGGAGGAAGGAAGGCTTTCCCTTCACCGTCACCTGGATGTCGTAGTCGTTCTCGATCTGGGAGAGCTCGCGGCGTTTCCGGTTCAGGAGGTAGTAGGCCACCTCCAGCGGGAGACTACCGATGACGTCGGCAATGACCCCCTTCGCGGCGGCCGCATGGACCTTGCGCAGGAAGGAGAGTGCCATCGCCTCGACCGATTTCACCTTTCCGCGCCCGTCGCAGTGCGGGCACTCCAGCGTGCTCGCCTGGTGGAGCGTCTGCCTGATGCGCTGCCGCGACATCTCCAGGAGACCGAACTCCGAAATGCGGGCCACGTTCACGCGCGCCTTGTCCGCCTTCAGCGCCGTCTTTAGCGTCCTCTCCACCTCCGCGTTGTGCTTGCGGTCACGCATGTCGATGAAGTCGATGACGATGAGCCCGCCAAGGTCGCGCAGCCGCAGCTGCCTCGCAGCCTCTTCGGCGGCTTCGAGGTTCGTCTTGAACGCGGTGTCCTCGACCCCTTTCTCGCCGGTCGACTTCCCGGAGTTGACGTCGATGGAGACGAGCGCCTCGGTCGGTTCGATGAATATGGAGCCGCCGGACTTGAGAGGTACCTTCTTCTCGTAGATGAGATCGATCTGCTCTTCCAGCTGGTAGCGCGAAAAGATCGGGCGCTTCTCCTGGTGCATCTTCACGAGCTTTTCAAACTGGGGGTCGATCTCCTTCAGGCAGTCGCGCACGTCCTTGAAGACGTCCTTGCTGTCGACGAGGACCTCGTCGATGTCGGCGCTGAAGTAGTCGCGGATCGTCCTCACGATGAGGGACGACTCCTGGTAGATGAGTCCCGCCCCCTTCATCCCGCTCCCCTGCTCGCGCACCCCCTGGTACAGGGCGATGAGGGAGTTGAGGTCCTTCTGGAGCTCGTCGACGGTGCGCCCCACCGCTTCCGTCCTGATGATGTAGCCGTACCCTTCCGGTATGTTCATCCCGGCGATCATCTCTTTGAGCTTCTTTCTTTCCGACTCGCTCTCCACCTTGCGGGAGATCCCCGAGGAATCGCTGCCGGGCATCAGCACCATGTAGCGTCCGGGGAGGGAGATGTAGGTGGTGAGTGCGGAGCCTTTGTTGTCCCGCTCCCCCTTTTCCACCTGCACTATGATTTCCTGCCCCCTTCTCAGCACCTCCTGGATGCGGGGACGCTTGTGCCTTTGCTCCTCCGGCACGTCGTCGCGCCATTTCCAGTTTTCCGGGTGCAATTCACCCATCTGCAAAAAGCCGAGCTTCTTGAGCCCCACGTCCACGAAGGCTGCCTGCAGACCCGGCTCTACACGGACCACGACCCCCTTGTAGATGTTGCCGCGGATTTGCTCGTTCCCGGCAATCTCCACGTCAAGATCCACGAGGCGGCCATCCTCGACGATCGCCACGCGCGCTTCTTCAGCGTGAAGCGCATTGATTAACATTTTTT
The DNA window shown above is from Geomonas sp. RF6 and carries:
- a CDS encoding Rne/Rng family ribonuclease — encoded protein: MPKKMLINALHAEEARVAIVEDGRLVDLDVEIAGNEQIRGNIYKGVVVRVEPGLQAAFVDVGLKKLGFLQMGELHPENWKWRDDVPEEQRHKRPRIQEVLRRGQEIIVQVEKGERDNKGSALTTYISLPGRYMVLMPGSDSSGISRKVESESERKKLKEMIAGMNIPEGYGYIIRTEAVGRTVDELQKDLNSLIALYQGVREQGSGMKGAGLIYQESSLIVRTIRDYFSADIDEVLVDSKDVFKDVRDCLKEIDPQFEKLVKMHQEKRPIFSRYQLEEQIDLIYEKKVPLKSGGSIFIEPTEALVSIDVNSGKSTGEKGVEDTAFKTNLEAAEEAARQLRLRDLGGLIVIDFIDMRDRKHNAEVERTLKTALKADKARVNVARISEFGLLEMSRQRIRQTLHQASTLECPHCDGRGKVKSVEAMALSFLRKVHAAAAKGVIADVIGSLPLEVAYYLLNRKRRELSQIENDYDIQVTVKGKPSFLLNQMELELVRREKVLLEEAPAEKVALRAGKEEVPQEGERKKKKRGKGKGAAEEVHPAVVELPVAAAEMAATEAAGEPAAALEPAVAAEGETEEPKKKRRRRRKRGKGGGAEGAAAEAAVAEDAGAPAEGEAAEGAEGAPEVLEGAPAAAEETPEGAAAAEVTGEEGKKKRRRKRRRGGKHPQEGAQAEAAAEADVAGEGEPHAEPEEEIAVPLPAEPVAAGAEKPKRSRGRRKKAAAGAAGEGAVEALLEGAGEEEITVAAVMVEPIEVVVPFEIIQPAEVVLPVEIVQPLEEALADVELQEGEADAEVLEGESAAESEEAAEEEPLEAQQPVEVEHPAAEEQPPAQPAEGEQPALPEASASAAEKPAKPRRSRSRKPKGEKPAAEGAEPAASAEPTVAPVAAPLAGGDAVPQPQPEGNEPARKKRAPRKKGPAQAAPETASAPAEAPAEKPKKPRAPRKKKEQGPAQ